The following coding sequences are from one Danio rerio strain Tuebingen ecotype United States chromosome 21, GRCz12tu, whole genome shotgun sequence window:
- the slc23a1 gene encoding solute carrier family 23 member 1 isoform X1, whose product MAIMVVWLVCYILTLTNVLPDDPDLYGYKARTDARGDIMTQAPWFRFPYPCQWGLPTVTVAGVLGMFSATLAGIVESIGDYYACARLSGAPPPPVHAINRGIFTEGVCCIIAGLLGTGNGSTSSSPNIGVLGITKVGSRRVIQYGAGIMLILGTIGKFTALFASLPDPILGGMFCTLFGMITAVGLSNLQSVDLNSSRNLFVLGFSMFSGLMLPNYLDAHPGSIKTGVAELDQIITVLLTTEMFVGGFLAFVLDNTIPGTRKERGLVEWVDEGSSGAGTVKSDTYNFPIGMGLVRKTGCLRYLPICPTFRGFKSSCRKNKEEEDEEDIKIKEGVTDAPIEMVCTKI is encoded by the exons ATGGCTATTATGGTGGTTTGGCTGGTTTGCTACATCCTCACCCTGACCAATGTCCTGCCGGATGACCCAGATCTGTACGGCTACAAGGCTCGCACTGACGCCCGAGGCGATATTATGACCCAAGCACCTTGGTTTCGTTTCCCCTATCCAT GTCAGTGGGGTTTGCCCACAGTAACGGTGGCGGGGGTGCTGGGCATGTTTAGTGCCACACTGGCAGGTATTGTTGAGTCTATTGGAGATTACTATGCCTGTGCTCGACTGTCTGGAGCTCCACCTCCTCCCGTGCATGCCATCAATAG AGGGATCTTTACAGAGGGAGTGTGCTGCATCATAGCAGGACTGCTAGGAACAGGAAACGGTTCGACCTCTTCCAGTCCTAATATAGGGGTGCTTGGCATCACAAAG GTTGGAAGCAGGAGGGTGATTCAGTATGGAGCTGGCATTATGCTTATTTTGGGAACTATTGGGAAGTTTACTGCTCTGTTCGCCTCCTTACCTGACCCCATTCTTGGAGGGATGTTCTGCACATTGTTTG GTATGATCACAGCTGTCGGCCTCTCAAACCTACAGAGTGTCGATCTGAACTCCTCCAGAAATCTTTTCGTTCTGGGTTTCTCCATGTTTTCTGGCCTCATGCTACCGAATTACCTGGATGCTCATCCAGGGAGCATCAAAACAG GTGTGGCTGAGCTTGACCAAATCATCACAGTGCTCCTGACAACAGAGATGTTTGTTGGGGGATTCTTAGCATTTGTACTTGACAACACAATCCCAG GCACCAGAAAAGAGCGAGGCCTGGTTGAATGGGTGGATGAGGGTTCTTCAGGAGCAGGAACAGTAAAATCAGACACATATAACTTTCCGATTGGGATGGGACTGGTCCGGAAGACAGGCTGTCTGCGCTACCTGCCTATCTGTCCCACTTTCCGGGGCTTTAAGTCATCATGCCGCAAGAACAAGgaagaggaggatgaggaggacaTAAAAATAAAGGAAGGTGTAACTGATGCTCCCATTGAAATGGTCTGCACCAAAATTTAG
- the slc23a1 gene encoding solute carrier family 23 member 1 (The RefSeq protein has 3 substitutions compared to this genomic sequence), translating into MNQSETAEELKLTHSDGAVPAGGPEVQEMPSDNPKTSDGHQNHSASFDMIYRIEDVPPWYLCILLGLQHYLTCFSGTIAVPFLLAESMCVGQDQYTVSQLVGTIFTCVGITTLIQTTFGVRLPLFQASAFAFLIPAQAILRLDRWKCPPEEEIYGDWSLPLNTSHIWHPRIREIQGAIIVSSMIEVVIGFAGIPGFLLNSIGPLTVTPTVSLIGLSVFQTAGDRAGSHWGLSLLCIFLIVLFAQYLRNWACPLPSFSKEKGCHITHVQIFKMFPIIMAIMVVWLVCYILTLTNVLPDDPDLYGYKARTDARGDIMTQAPWFRFPYPCQWGLPTVTVAGVLGMFSATLAGIVESIGDYYACARLSGAPPPPVHAINRGIFTEGVCCIIAGLLGTGNGSTSSSPNIGVLGITKVGSRRVIQYGAGIMLILGTIGKFTALFASLPDPILGGMFCTLFGMITAVGLSNLQSVDLNSSRNLFVLGFSMFSGLMLPNYLDAHPGSIKTGVAELDQIITVLLTTEMFVGGFLAFVLDNTIPGTRKERGLVEWVDEGSSGAGTVKSDTYNFPIGMGLVRKTGCLRYLPICPTFRGFKSSCRKNKEEEDEEDIKIKEGVTDAPIEMVCTKI; encoded by the exons CTCACACATTCAGATGGAGCTGTGCCAGCGGGTAGTCCAGAAGTACAAGAGATGCCACCTGACAATCCCAAGACGTCCGATGGGCATCAGAATCATTCAGCATCTTTTGATATGATCTACAGGATCGAGGACGTCCCGCCTTGGTATCTGTGTATCCTGCTGGGACTGCAG CACTATCTGACATGCTTCAGTGGGACCATTGCAGTTCCGTTCCTGCTGGCCGAGTCTATGTGTGTCGGGCAGGACCAGTACACCGTCAGCCAGCTAGTGGGCACCATATTCACCTGTGTGGGAATCACTACACTCATACAGACTACATTTGGTGTCAG GTTGCCTTTGTTCCAGGCGAGTGCGTTTGCCTTTCTCATCCCTGCTCAGGCAATTCTGAGACTGGACAGATGGAAATGTCCTCCTGAAG AGGAGATTTATGGAGACTGGAGTCTTCCTCTTAACACTTCTCACATTTGGCACCCACGAATACGAGAG ATTCAGGGTGCTATCATTGTGTCCAGCATGATTGAGGTGGTGATCGGGTTTGCTGGCATCCCTGGGTTCCTGCTGAACTCAATCGGGCCATTGACCGTCACCCCTACAGTGTCCCTCATTGGTCTGTCGGTCTTCCAGACGGCAGGGGACCGAGCAGGGAGTCACTGGGGTCTGTCTCTGCT GTGCATCTttcttattgttttgtttgcccAGTATTTACGGAACTGGGCTTGCCCTCTCCCAAGCTTTTCTAAAGAAAAAGGCTGTCATATAACCCACGTCCAAATTTTCAAGATGTTTCCG ATCATCATGGCTATTATGGTGGTTTGGCTGGTTTGCTACATCCTCACCCTGACCAATGTCCTGCCGGATGACCCAGATCTGTACGGCTACAAGGCTCGCACTGACGCCCGAGGCGATATTATGACCCAAGCACCTTGGTTTCGTTTCCCCTATCCAT GTCAGTGGGGTTTGCCCACAGTAACGGTGGCGGGGGTGCTGGGCATGTTTAGTGCCACACTGGCAGGTATTGTTGAGTCTATTGGAGATTACTATGCCTGTGCTCGACTGTCTGGAGCTCCACCTCCTCCCGTGCATGCCATCAATAG AGGGATCTTTACAGAGGGAGTGTGCTGCATCATAGCAGGACTGCTAGGAACAGGAAACGGTTCGACCTCTTCCAGTCCTAATATAGGGGTGCTTGGCATCACAAAG GTTGGAAGCAGGAGGGTGATTCAGTATGGAGCTGGCATTATGCTTATTTTGGGAACTATTGGGAAGTTTACTGCTCTGTTCGCCTCCTTACCTGACCCCATTCTTGGAGGGATGTTCTGCACATTGTTTG GTATGATCACAGCTGTCGGCCTCTCAAACCTACAGAGTGTCGATCTGAACTCCTCCAGAAATCTTTTCGTTCTGGGTTTCTCCATGTTTTCTGGCCTCATGCTACCGAATTACCTGGATGCTCATCCAGGGAGCATCAAAACAG GTGTGGCTGAGCTTGACCAAATCATCACAGTGCTCCTGACAACAGAGATGTTTGTTGGGGGATTCTTAGCATTTGTACTTGACAACACAATCCCAG GCACCAGAAAAGAGCGAGGCCTGGTTGAATGGGTGGATGAGGGTTCTTCAGGAGCAGGAACAGTAAAATCAGACACATATAACTTTCCGATTGGGATGGGACTGGTCCGGAAGACAGGCTGTCTGCGCTACCTGCCTATCTGTCCCACTTTCCGGGGCTTTAAGTCATCATGCCGCAAGAACAAGgaagaggaggatgaggaggacaTAAAAATAAAGGAAGGTGTAACTGATGCTCCCATTGAAATGGTCTGCACCAAAATTTAG